A genomic stretch from Taeniopygia guttata chromosome 9, bTaeGut7.mat, whole genome shotgun sequence includes:
- the ATG16L1 gene encoding autophagy-related protein 16-1 isoform X4 translates to MASGLRAAGFPRWKRHIAEELRRRDRLQRQAFEEIIAQYNKLLEKSDLHAVLADKLQAEKYDMQSRHEISPGHDSTWNDAQLQELAQLKIKHQEELTELHKKRGELAQSVIDLNNQMQQKDKEMQMNEAKIAEYLQKISELETECQELRSKLQDLERANQTLKDEYDALQITFNALEEKLRKTTEDNQELVSRWMAEKAQEANRLNAENEKDSRRRQARLQKELAEAAKEPLPVEPDDDIEVLADETSDAAEETSPVRAVSRTSSKRLSQPAGGLLDSISNIFGRRSLSSFPAPQDNAEPHPGASKEVRVPTTAICVFDAHDGEVNAVQFSPGSRLLATGGMDRRVKLWEVLGDRCEPKGSLSGSNAGITSIEFDSAGSYLLAASNDFASRIWTVDDNRLRHTLTGHSGKVLSAKFLLDNARIVSGSHDRTLKLWDLRSKVCIKTVFAGSSCNDIVCTEQCVMSGHFDKKIRFWDIRTESIVKELELLGRITALDLNPERTELLTCSRDDLLKIIDLRIGAVKQTFSAQGFKCGSDWTRVVFSPDGNYVAAGSADGALYIWNVLTGKLERTLAKHHSSSINAVTWSPAGAHVVSVDKGNKAVLWAEF, encoded by the exons ATGGCGTCGGGGCTGCGCGCCGCCGGGTTTCCCCGCTGGAAGCGGCACATCGCGGAGGAGCTGCGGCGGCGGGACCGGCTGCAGCGCCAGGCGTTCGAGGAGATCATCGCCCAGT ATAACAAGCTGCTGGAGAAGTCAGACCTTCATGCAGTGCTGGCTGATAAACttcaagcagaaaaatatgACATGCAGAGCAGACATGAGATCAG cccaggacacgaTAGCACATGGAACGACgctcagctgcaggagctggcccagctgaAGATAAAGCACCAAGAGGAGCTGACTGAGCTGCACAAGAAACGTGGCGAG cTGGCCCAGTCTGTTATTGATTTGAACAACCAAATGCAGCAGAAGGACAAAGAGATGCAGATGAATGAAGCTAA GATTGCAGAGTATTTGCAAAAGATTTCTGAACTGGAAACAGAGTGCCAGGAATTGCGTAGCAAACTGCAAGATCTTGAGCGAGCTAATCAGACACTGAAAGACGAATATGATGCTCTCCAGATCACCTTCAATGCCTTGGAGGAGAAACTAAGGAAAACTACTGAAGACAACCAGGAGCTGGTCTCACGTTGGATGGCAGAGAAAGCACAAGAAGCCAATCGTTTGaatgcagaaaatgaaaaggattCAAG GAGACgccaggccaggctgcagaaggagctggCTGAAGCTGCCAAAGAACCCTTGCCTGTTGAACC GGATGATGATATCGAAGTGCTTGCAGATGAAACCTCTGATGCAGCTGAGGAAACCTCTCCGGTGCGAGCTGTCAGCCGGACATCCAG TAAGCGACTCTCCCAGCCAGCTGGAGGCCTTCTGGACTCTATCAGTAATATCTTTGG GAGGCGTTCTCTGTCCTCGTTCCCTGCACCCCAGGATAATGCAGAGCCACATCCAGGTGCCAGTAAAGAAGTGAGAGTGCCCACTACTGCCATATGTGTCTTT GATGCACATGATGGGGAAGTGAATGCGGTGCAGTTCAGCCCTGGCTCCCGGTTACTAGCAACAGGAGGCATGGACCGGAGGGTTAAACTTTGGGAAGTCTTGGGAG ATAGGTGCGAGCCCAAAGGTTCCCTCTCCGGCAGTAACGCTGGGATTACAAGCATAGAATTTGATAGTGCT GGTTCTTACCTCTTAGCAGCTTCAAATGACTTTGCCAGCAGAATCTGGACAGTTGATGACAATCGTTTACGG cacaccCTTACAGGTCACAGTGGTAAAGTTCTGTCAGCCAAGTTCTTGCTGGACAATGCACGTATTGTTTCGGGAAGTCATGACCGGACCCTCAAACTCTGGGACCTCCGCAGCAAAGTTT GTATAAAAACAGTATTTGCAGGATCTAGCTGCAATGACATTGTGTGTACTGAGCAGTGTGTAATGAGTGGACATTTTGATAAGAAAATTCGTTTCTGGGACATCAG GACTGAAAGCATAGTAAAAGAACTGGAGTTGCTGGGAAGAATCACAGCTCTGGACCTGAACCCGGAGCGAACTGAGCTTCTGACCTGTTCCCGTGATGATCTGCTCAAGATCATTGATCTGCGCATTGGTGCTGTCAAGCAGACATTCAG TGCCCAGGGATTCAAATGTGGCTCTGACTGGACAAGAGTTGTGTTCAG CCCTGATGGTAACTATGTGGCTGCTGGCTCAGCTGACGGGGCTCTCTACATTTGGAATGTGCTTACTGGGAAATTGGAGAGGACACTTGCAAAGCATCACAG TTCTTCCATCAATGCAGTCACGTGGTCACCAGCGGGTGCCCACGTGGTGAGTGTGGACAAAGGAAacaaggctgtgctgtgggctgAGTTCTGA
- the ATG16L1 gene encoding autophagy-related protein 16-1 isoform X7: MASGLRAAGFPRWKRHIAEELRRRDRLQRQAFEEIIAQYNKLLEKSDLHAVLADKLQAEKYDMQSRHEISPGHDSTWNDAQLQELAQLKIKHQEELTELHKKRGELAQSVIDLNNQMQQKDKEMQMNEAKIAEYLQKISELETECQELRSKLQDLERANQTLKDEYDALQITFNALEEKLRKTTEDNQELVSRWMAEKAQEANRLNAENEKDSRRRQARLQKELAEAAKEPLPVEPDDDIEVLADETSDAAEETSPVRAVSRTSRRRSLSSFPAPQDNAEPHPGASKEVRVPTTAICVFDAHDGEVNAVQFSPGSRLLATGGMDRRVKLWEVLGDRCEPKGSLSGSNAGITSIEFDSAGSYLLAASNDFASRIWTVDDNRLRHTLTGHSGKVLSAKFLLDNARIVSGSHDRTLKLWDLRSKVCIKTVFAGSSCNDIVCTEQCVMSGHFDKKIRFWDIRTESIVKELELLGRITALDLNPERTELLTCSRDDLLKIIDLRIGAVKQTFSAQGFKCGSDWTRVVFSPDGNYVAAGSADGALYIWNVLTGKLERTLAKHHSSSINAVTWSPAGAHVVSVDKGNKAVLWAEF; the protein is encoded by the exons ATGGCGTCGGGGCTGCGCGCCGCCGGGTTTCCCCGCTGGAAGCGGCACATCGCGGAGGAGCTGCGGCGGCGGGACCGGCTGCAGCGCCAGGCGTTCGAGGAGATCATCGCCCAGT ATAACAAGCTGCTGGAGAAGTCAGACCTTCATGCAGTGCTGGCTGATAAACttcaagcagaaaaatatgACATGCAGAGCAGACATGAGATCAG cccaggacacgaTAGCACATGGAACGACgctcagctgcaggagctggcccagctgaAGATAAAGCACCAAGAGGAGCTGACTGAGCTGCACAAGAAACGTGGCGAG cTGGCCCAGTCTGTTATTGATTTGAACAACCAAATGCAGCAGAAGGACAAAGAGATGCAGATGAATGAAGCTAA GATTGCAGAGTATTTGCAAAAGATTTCTGAACTGGAAACAGAGTGCCAGGAATTGCGTAGCAAACTGCAAGATCTTGAGCGAGCTAATCAGACACTGAAAGACGAATATGATGCTCTCCAGATCACCTTCAATGCCTTGGAGGAGAAACTAAGGAAAACTACTGAAGACAACCAGGAGCTGGTCTCACGTTGGATGGCAGAGAAAGCACAAGAAGCCAATCGTTTGaatgcagaaaatgaaaaggattCAAG GAGACgccaggccaggctgcagaaggagctggCTGAAGCTGCCAAAGAACCCTTGCCTGTTGAACC GGATGATGATATCGAAGTGCTTGCAGATGAAACCTCTGATGCAGCTGAGGAAACCTCTCCGGTGCGAGCTGTCAGCCGGACATCCAG GAGGCGTTCTCTGTCCTCGTTCCCTGCACCCCAGGATAATGCAGAGCCACATCCAGGTGCCAGTAAAGAAGTGAGAGTGCCCACTACTGCCATATGTGTCTTT GATGCACATGATGGGGAAGTGAATGCGGTGCAGTTCAGCCCTGGCTCCCGGTTACTAGCAACAGGAGGCATGGACCGGAGGGTTAAACTTTGGGAAGTCTTGGGAG ATAGGTGCGAGCCCAAAGGTTCCCTCTCCGGCAGTAACGCTGGGATTACAAGCATAGAATTTGATAGTGCT GGTTCTTACCTCTTAGCAGCTTCAAATGACTTTGCCAGCAGAATCTGGACAGTTGATGACAATCGTTTACGG cacaccCTTACAGGTCACAGTGGTAAAGTTCTGTCAGCCAAGTTCTTGCTGGACAATGCACGTATTGTTTCGGGAAGTCATGACCGGACCCTCAAACTCTGGGACCTCCGCAGCAAAGTTT GTATAAAAACAGTATTTGCAGGATCTAGCTGCAATGACATTGTGTGTACTGAGCAGTGTGTAATGAGTGGACATTTTGATAAGAAAATTCGTTTCTGGGACATCAG GACTGAAAGCATAGTAAAAGAACTGGAGTTGCTGGGAAGAATCACAGCTCTGGACCTGAACCCGGAGCGAACTGAGCTTCTGACCTGTTCCCGTGATGATCTGCTCAAGATCATTGATCTGCGCATTGGTGCTGTCAAGCAGACATTCAG TGCCCAGGGATTCAAATGTGGCTCTGACTGGACAAGAGTTGTGTTCAG CCCTGATGGTAACTATGTGGCTGCTGGCTCAGCTGACGGGGCTCTCTACATTTGGAATGTGCTTACTGGGAAATTGGAGAGGACACTTGCAAAGCATCACAG TTCTTCCATCAATGCAGTCACGTGGTCACCAGCGGGTGCCCACGTGGTGAGTGTGGACAAAGGAAacaaggctgtgctgtgggctgAGTTCTGA
- the ATG16L1 gene encoding autophagy-related protein 16-1 isoform X3: protein MASGLRAAGFPRWKRHIAEELRRRDRLQRQAFEEIIAQYNKLLEKSDLHAVLADKLQAEKYDMQSRHEISPGHDSTWNDAQLQELAQLKIKHQEELTELHKKRGELAQSVIDLNNQMQQKDKEMQMNEAKIAEYLQKISELETECQELRSKLQDLERANQTLKDEYDALQITFNALEEKLRKTTEDNQELVSRWMAEKAQEANRLNAENEKDSRRRQARLQKELAEAAKEPLPVEPRDDDIEVLADETSDAAEETSPVRAVSRTSSKRLSQPAGGLLDSISNIFGRRSLSSFPAPQDNAEPHPGASKEVRVPTTAICVFDAHDGEVNAVQFSPGSRLLATGGMDRRVKLWEVLGDRCEPKGSLSGSNAGITSIEFDSAGSYLLAASNDFASRIWTVDDNRLRHTLTGHSGKVLSAKFLLDNARIVSGSHDRTLKLWDLRSKVCIKTVFAGSSCNDIVCTEQCVMSGHFDKKIRFWDIRTESIVKELELLGRITALDLNPERTELLTCSRDDLLKIIDLRIGAVKQTFSAQGFKCGSDWTRVVFSPDGNYVAAGSADGALYIWNVLTGKLERTLAKHHSSSINAVTWSPAGAHVVSVDKGNKAVLWAEF from the exons ATGGCGTCGGGGCTGCGCGCCGCCGGGTTTCCCCGCTGGAAGCGGCACATCGCGGAGGAGCTGCGGCGGCGGGACCGGCTGCAGCGCCAGGCGTTCGAGGAGATCATCGCCCAGT ATAACAAGCTGCTGGAGAAGTCAGACCTTCATGCAGTGCTGGCTGATAAACttcaagcagaaaaatatgACATGCAGAGCAGACATGAGATCAG cccaggacacgaTAGCACATGGAACGACgctcagctgcaggagctggcccagctgaAGATAAAGCACCAAGAGGAGCTGACTGAGCTGCACAAGAAACGTGGCGAG cTGGCCCAGTCTGTTATTGATTTGAACAACCAAATGCAGCAGAAGGACAAAGAGATGCAGATGAATGAAGCTAA GATTGCAGAGTATTTGCAAAAGATTTCTGAACTGGAAACAGAGTGCCAGGAATTGCGTAGCAAACTGCAAGATCTTGAGCGAGCTAATCAGACACTGAAAGACGAATATGATGCTCTCCAGATCACCTTCAATGCCTTGGAGGAGAAACTAAGGAAAACTACTGAAGACAACCAGGAGCTGGTCTCACGTTGGATGGCAGAGAAAGCACAAGAAGCCAATCGTTTGaatgcagaaaatgaaaaggattCAAG GAGACgccaggccaggctgcagaaggagctggCTGAAGCTGCCAAAGAACCCTTGCCTGTTGAACC CAGGGATGATGATATCGAAGTGCTTGCAGATGAAACCTCTGATGCAGCTGAGGAAACCTCTCCGGTGCGAGCTGTCAGCCGGACATCCAG TAAGCGACTCTCCCAGCCAGCTGGAGGCCTTCTGGACTCTATCAGTAATATCTTTGG GAGGCGTTCTCTGTCCTCGTTCCCTGCACCCCAGGATAATGCAGAGCCACATCCAGGTGCCAGTAAAGAAGTGAGAGTGCCCACTACTGCCATATGTGTCTTT GATGCACATGATGGGGAAGTGAATGCGGTGCAGTTCAGCCCTGGCTCCCGGTTACTAGCAACAGGAGGCATGGACCGGAGGGTTAAACTTTGGGAAGTCTTGGGAG ATAGGTGCGAGCCCAAAGGTTCCCTCTCCGGCAGTAACGCTGGGATTACAAGCATAGAATTTGATAGTGCT GGTTCTTACCTCTTAGCAGCTTCAAATGACTTTGCCAGCAGAATCTGGACAGTTGATGACAATCGTTTACGG cacaccCTTACAGGTCACAGTGGTAAAGTTCTGTCAGCCAAGTTCTTGCTGGACAATGCACGTATTGTTTCGGGAAGTCATGACCGGACCCTCAAACTCTGGGACCTCCGCAGCAAAGTTT GTATAAAAACAGTATTTGCAGGATCTAGCTGCAATGACATTGTGTGTACTGAGCAGTGTGTAATGAGTGGACATTTTGATAAGAAAATTCGTTTCTGGGACATCAG GACTGAAAGCATAGTAAAAGAACTGGAGTTGCTGGGAAGAATCACAGCTCTGGACCTGAACCCGGAGCGAACTGAGCTTCTGACCTGTTCCCGTGATGATCTGCTCAAGATCATTGATCTGCGCATTGGTGCTGTCAAGCAGACATTCAG TGCCCAGGGATTCAAATGTGGCTCTGACTGGACAAGAGTTGTGTTCAG CCCTGATGGTAACTATGTGGCTGCTGGCTCAGCTGACGGGGCTCTCTACATTTGGAATGTGCTTACTGGGAAATTGGAGAGGACACTTGCAAAGCATCACAG TTCTTCCATCAATGCAGTCACGTGGTCACCAGCGGGTGCCCACGTGGTGAGTGTGGACAAAGGAAacaaggctgtgctgtgggctgAGTTCTGA
- the ATG16L1 gene encoding autophagy-related protein 16-1 isoform X6, translating to MASGLRAAGFPRWKRHIAEELRRRDRLQRQAFEEIIAQYNKLLEKSDLHAVLADKLQAEKYDMQSRHEISPGHDSTWNDAQLQELAQLKIKHQEELTELHKKRGELAQSVIDLNNQMQQKDKEMQMNEAKIAEYLQKISELETECQELRSKLQDLERANQTLKDEYDALQITFNALEEKLRKTTEDNQELVSRWMAEKAQEANRLNAENEKDSRRRQARLQKELAEAAKEPLPVEPRDDDIEVLADETSDAAEETSPVRAVSRTSRRRSLSSFPAPQDNAEPHPGASKEVRVPTTAICVFDAHDGEVNAVQFSPGSRLLATGGMDRRVKLWEVLGDRCEPKGSLSGSNAGITSIEFDSAGSYLLAASNDFASRIWTVDDNRLRHTLTGHSGKVLSAKFLLDNARIVSGSHDRTLKLWDLRSKVCIKTVFAGSSCNDIVCTEQCVMSGHFDKKIRFWDIRTESIVKELELLGRITALDLNPERTELLTCSRDDLLKIIDLRIGAVKQTFSAQGFKCGSDWTRVVFSPDGNYVAAGSADGALYIWNVLTGKLERTLAKHHSSSINAVTWSPAGAHVVSVDKGNKAVLWAEF from the exons ATGGCGTCGGGGCTGCGCGCCGCCGGGTTTCCCCGCTGGAAGCGGCACATCGCGGAGGAGCTGCGGCGGCGGGACCGGCTGCAGCGCCAGGCGTTCGAGGAGATCATCGCCCAGT ATAACAAGCTGCTGGAGAAGTCAGACCTTCATGCAGTGCTGGCTGATAAACttcaagcagaaaaatatgACATGCAGAGCAGACATGAGATCAG cccaggacacgaTAGCACATGGAACGACgctcagctgcaggagctggcccagctgaAGATAAAGCACCAAGAGGAGCTGACTGAGCTGCACAAGAAACGTGGCGAG cTGGCCCAGTCTGTTATTGATTTGAACAACCAAATGCAGCAGAAGGACAAAGAGATGCAGATGAATGAAGCTAA GATTGCAGAGTATTTGCAAAAGATTTCTGAACTGGAAACAGAGTGCCAGGAATTGCGTAGCAAACTGCAAGATCTTGAGCGAGCTAATCAGACACTGAAAGACGAATATGATGCTCTCCAGATCACCTTCAATGCCTTGGAGGAGAAACTAAGGAAAACTACTGAAGACAACCAGGAGCTGGTCTCACGTTGGATGGCAGAGAAAGCACAAGAAGCCAATCGTTTGaatgcagaaaatgaaaaggattCAAG GAGACgccaggccaggctgcagaaggagctggCTGAAGCTGCCAAAGAACCCTTGCCTGTTGAACC CAGGGATGATGATATCGAAGTGCTTGCAGATGAAACCTCTGATGCAGCTGAGGAAACCTCTCCGGTGCGAGCTGTCAGCCGGACATCCAG GAGGCGTTCTCTGTCCTCGTTCCCTGCACCCCAGGATAATGCAGAGCCACATCCAGGTGCCAGTAAAGAAGTGAGAGTGCCCACTACTGCCATATGTGTCTTT GATGCACATGATGGGGAAGTGAATGCGGTGCAGTTCAGCCCTGGCTCCCGGTTACTAGCAACAGGAGGCATGGACCGGAGGGTTAAACTTTGGGAAGTCTTGGGAG ATAGGTGCGAGCCCAAAGGTTCCCTCTCCGGCAGTAACGCTGGGATTACAAGCATAGAATTTGATAGTGCT GGTTCTTACCTCTTAGCAGCTTCAAATGACTTTGCCAGCAGAATCTGGACAGTTGATGACAATCGTTTACGG cacaccCTTACAGGTCACAGTGGTAAAGTTCTGTCAGCCAAGTTCTTGCTGGACAATGCACGTATTGTTTCGGGAAGTCATGACCGGACCCTCAAACTCTGGGACCTCCGCAGCAAAGTTT GTATAAAAACAGTATTTGCAGGATCTAGCTGCAATGACATTGTGTGTACTGAGCAGTGTGTAATGAGTGGACATTTTGATAAGAAAATTCGTTTCTGGGACATCAG GACTGAAAGCATAGTAAAAGAACTGGAGTTGCTGGGAAGAATCACAGCTCTGGACCTGAACCCGGAGCGAACTGAGCTTCTGACCTGTTCCCGTGATGATCTGCTCAAGATCATTGATCTGCGCATTGGTGCTGTCAAGCAGACATTCAG TGCCCAGGGATTCAAATGTGGCTCTGACTGGACAAGAGTTGTGTTCAG CCCTGATGGTAACTATGTGGCTGCTGGCTCAGCTGACGGGGCTCTCTACATTTGGAATGTGCTTACTGGGAAATTGGAGAGGACACTTGCAAAGCATCACAG TTCTTCCATCAATGCAGTCACGTGGTCACCAGCGGGTGCCCACGTGGTGAGTGTGGACAAAGGAAacaaggctgtgctgtgggctgAGTTCTGA
- the ATG16L1 gene encoding autophagy-related protein 16-1 isoform X2, giving the protein MASGLRAAGFPRWKRHIAEELRRRDRLQRQAFEEIIAQYNKLLEKSDLHAVLADKLQAEKYDMQSRHEISPGHDSTWNDAQLQELAQLKIKHQEELTELHKKRGELAQSVIDLNNQMQQKDKEMQMNEAKIAEYLQKISELETECQELRSKLQDLERANQTLKDEYDALQITFNALEEKLRKTTEDNQELVSRWMAEKAQEANRLNAENEKDSRRRQARLQKELAEAAKEPLPVEPDDDIEVLADETSDAAEETSPVRAVSRTSSKRLSQPAGGLLDSISNIFGLSESPLLGHQSSDTARRRSLSSFPAPQDNAEPHPGASKEVRVPTTAICVFDAHDGEVNAVQFSPGSRLLATGGMDRRVKLWEVLGDRCEPKGSLSGSNAGITSIEFDSAGSYLLAASNDFASRIWTVDDNRLRHTLTGHSGKVLSAKFLLDNARIVSGSHDRTLKLWDLRSKVCIKTVFAGSSCNDIVCTEQCVMSGHFDKKIRFWDIRTESIVKELELLGRITALDLNPERTELLTCSRDDLLKIIDLRIGAVKQTFSAQGFKCGSDWTRVVFSPDGNYVAAGSADGALYIWNVLTGKLERTLAKHHSSSINAVTWSPAGAHVVSVDKGNKAVLWAEF; this is encoded by the exons ATGGCGTCGGGGCTGCGCGCCGCCGGGTTTCCCCGCTGGAAGCGGCACATCGCGGAGGAGCTGCGGCGGCGGGACCGGCTGCAGCGCCAGGCGTTCGAGGAGATCATCGCCCAGT ATAACAAGCTGCTGGAGAAGTCAGACCTTCATGCAGTGCTGGCTGATAAACttcaagcagaaaaatatgACATGCAGAGCAGACATGAGATCAG cccaggacacgaTAGCACATGGAACGACgctcagctgcaggagctggcccagctgaAGATAAAGCACCAAGAGGAGCTGACTGAGCTGCACAAGAAACGTGGCGAG cTGGCCCAGTCTGTTATTGATTTGAACAACCAAATGCAGCAGAAGGACAAAGAGATGCAGATGAATGAAGCTAA GATTGCAGAGTATTTGCAAAAGATTTCTGAACTGGAAACAGAGTGCCAGGAATTGCGTAGCAAACTGCAAGATCTTGAGCGAGCTAATCAGACACTGAAAGACGAATATGATGCTCTCCAGATCACCTTCAATGCCTTGGAGGAGAAACTAAGGAAAACTACTGAAGACAACCAGGAGCTGGTCTCACGTTGGATGGCAGAGAAAGCACAAGAAGCCAATCGTTTGaatgcagaaaatgaaaaggattCAAG GAGACgccaggccaggctgcagaaggagctggCTGAAGCTGCCAAAGAACCCTTGCCTGTTGAACC GGATGATGATATCGAAGTGCTTGCAGATGAAACCTCTGATGCAGCTGAGGAAACCTCTCCGGTGCGAGCTGTCAGCCGGACATCCAG TAAGCGACTCTCCCAGCCAGCTGGAGGCCTTCTGGACTCTATCAGTAATATCTTTGG TCTGTCTGAGTCTCCCCTTTTGGGACATCAGTCTTCTGATACTGCCAG GAGGCGTTCTCTGTCCTCGTTCCCTGCACCCCAGGATAATGCAGAGCCACATCCAGGTGCCAGTAAAGAAGTGAGAGTGCCCACTACTGCCATATGTGTCTTT GATGCACATGATGGGGAAGTGAATGCGGTGCAGTTCAGCCCTGGCTCCCGGTTACTAGCAACAGGAGGCATGGACCGGAGGGTTAAACTTTGGGAAGTCTTGGGAG ATAGGTGCGAGCCCAAAGGTTCCCTCTCCGGCAGTAACGCTGGGATTACAAGCATAGAATTTGATAGTGCT GGTTCTTACCTCTTAGCAGCTTCAAATGACTTTGCCAGCAGAATCTGGACAGTTGATGACAATCGTTTACGG cacaccCTTACAGGTCACAGTGGTAAAGTTCTGTCAGCCAAGTTCTTGCTGGACAATGCACGTATTGTTTCGGGAAGTCATGACCGGACCCTCAAACTCTGGGACCTCCGCAGCAAAGTTT GTATAAAAACAGTATTTGCAGGATCTAGCTGCAATGACATTGTGTGTACTGAGCAGTGTGTAATGAGTGGACATTTTGATAAGAAAATTCGTTTCTGGGACATCAG GACTGAAAGCATAGTAAAAGAACTGGAGTTGCTGGGAAGAATCACAGCTCTGGACCTGAACCCGGAGCGAACTGAGCTTCTGACCTGTTCCCGTGATGATCTGCTCAAGATCATTGATCTGCGCATTGGTGCTGTCAAGCAGACATTCAG TGCCCAGGGATTCAAATGTGGCTCTGACTGGACAAGAGTTGTGTTCAG CCCTGATGGTAACTATGTGGCTGCTGGCTCAGCTGACGGGGCTCTCTACATTTGGAATGTGCTTACTGGGAAATTGGAGAGGACACTTGCAAAGCATCACAG TTCTTCCATCAATGCAGTCACGTGGTCACCAGCGGGTGCCCACGTGGTGAGTGTGGACAAAGGAAacaaggctgtgctgtgggctgAGTTCTGA